A window of Lentibacillus sp. Marseille-P4043 contains these coding sequences:
- the secDF gene encoding protein translocase subunit SecDF has translation MKNRGKIVAFFLIVLLFAGTIGTTITGITKDINLGLDLQGGFEVLYDVDPVNEDQEVNRELLEATVRTLSERVNRLGISEANIDIEDPNRIRVQLAGVKNQNEAREMLSTSARLSFRDVNDNELLNGSDVKEGSAKQDFHPDTKQPIVTLSLKDASKFGKVTSEIKQMQDPETPYQDNLLVIWMDYQKGDSFAEETKKEEPKYISSPAVSKTLNTSDVMIEGNFTVESAQRLADIINSGSLPVNLTEKYSTSVGAQFGEQALDKTVFAGIIGVSIIFLFIIAVYRFPGFIAAVNLSVYIYLILLFFELMNGVLTLPGIAALILGVGMAVDANVITFERIKEELREGKSLQAAFKAGTSNSLRAIVDANITTILAAAVLFIFGTSSIKGFATMLILSIVVSFLTAVYGSRLLLQLWIKTKFLKNRPGWFGVKKRDIKDIKDSTEVEPKVFNREVNIVKHRNKFFIASAIMVILGIASLLIFQLNPGIDFTSGSRVQIMADHSLKTEEIENDLEELDLKEEVVLSGDNQNVAVVRYDTVINKDKIAELKSYFNDKYGIEPSVSVVSPIVGQELVKNALYALGIAAIGMIIYVAFRFELFFAVTAIIALIHDAFFVLAIFSFTRIEFDVTIVAAVLTIIGYSINDTIVTFDRIRENLQKKKRVKSFKELAKVVNKSLVQTLTRSINTTVTTLIAVLAFLFLGAESITGFAIALTVGLIAGTYSSLFLASQLWLVWRGKMIKKKPVVFAKKKRTEGPQV, from the coding sequence ATGAAAAACAGAGGCAAAATCGTTGCCTTTTTCTTGATTGTATTATTGTTCGCAGGAACGATTGGGACAACGATAACCGGAATTACAAAAGACATAAATTTAGGATTGGATCTTCAAGGTGGGTTTGAAGTTTTATATGATGTTGACCCCGTTAACGAAGATCAAGAGGTCAATCGCGAATTACTTGAGGCAACTGTACGTACGTTAAGTGAGCGTGTCAATCGACTTGGTATTAGTGAAGCCAACATTGACATTGAAGACCCAAATCGAATTCGTGTACAGCTGGCTGGCGTTAAAAATCAAAATGAAGCGAGAGAAATGTTGTCCACATCTGCTCGCCTTTCATTTCGCGACGTGAATGATAATGAATTACTCAATGGATCAGATGTTAAGGAAGGAAGTGCAAAGCAAGATTTCCATCCCGACACAAAACAACCTATTGTCACGTTATCATTAAAAGATGCGTCCAAATTTGGAAAAGTAACAAGTGAAATTAAACAAATGCAAGACCCTGAAACCCCATATCAAGATAATTTGCTTGTTATTTGGATGGATTATCAAAAAGGGGATTCATTTGCTGAAGAGACGAAAAAAGAAGAACCAAAATATATTTCTTCACCTGCTGTATCAAAGACACTGAATACGTCGGATGTTATGATAGAAGGTAATTTTACAGTTGAGTCGGCACAACGATTGGCGGACATCATAAATTCTGGTTCCCTTCCAGTTAATCTAACGGAAAAATACTCGACGTCTGTTGGGGCTCAGTTTGGGGAACAAGCATTGGATAAGACGGTATTTGCTGGAATAATCGGTGTAAGCATTATCTTTTTATTTATTATTGCTGTTTACCGCTTCCCAGGATTTATTGCTGCTGTCAATTTAAGTGTTTATATTTATCTAATACTACTGTTCTTTGAATTAATGAATGGTGTGCTTACGTTACCAGGAATTGCCGCTCTGATACTAGGTGTTGGTATGGCTGTTGATGCGAACGTGATTACATTTGAACGAATTAAAGAAGAATTACGGGAAGGTAAATCGCTCCAGGCAGCATTTAAGGCAGGTACAAGCAATTCATTACGAGCGATTGTCGATGCAAATATCACGACAATATTAGCTGCTGCTGTATTATTTATTTTCGGTACAAGCTCCATTAAAGGGTTTGCAACCATGTTGATCCTTAGCATCGTGGTCAGCTTTTTAACAGCGGTTTATGGATCAAGATTATTATTACAATTATGGATAAAAACCAAATTCCTGAAAAACAGACCAGGCTGGTTTGGTGTTAAGAAACGAGACATTAAGGATATTAAGGATTCAACAGAAGTAGAACCTAAAGTGTTTAATCGTGAAGTGAATATTGTTAAGCATCGCAACAAATTCTTTATCGCTTCTGCAATAATGGTTATTTTGGGGATTGCTTCATTGTTGATTTTCCAATTAAACCCGGGGATCGATTTTACCAGTGGATCACGTGTTCAAATCATGGCAGATCATAGCTTGAAAACAGAAGAAATAGAAAATGATCTGGAAGAGTTAGATTTAAAGGAGGAAGTTGTTCTTTCTGGTGATAACCAAAATGTTGCCGTTGTGCGTTACGATACGGTAATAAATAAGGATAAAATTGCTGAACTTAAATCGTATTTCAACGATAAATATGGTATTGAGCCAAGTGTAAGTGTTGTATCACCAATTGTCGGGCAGGAATTGGTTAAAAATGCGTTGTATGCACTCGGAATCGCCGCCATCGGGATGATTATTTATGTAGCATTTCGATTCGAACTATTCTTTGCGGTTACAGCAATTATTGCGTTAATCCATGATGCATTTTTCGTTTTGGCCATTTTTAGCTTTACCAGAATCGAGTTTGATGTGACAATCGTTGCCGCGGTACTCACAATTATCGGTTATTCGATAAATGATACGATTGTAACCTTTGACCGAATTAGGGAAAACTTACAGAAGAAAAAACGAGTCAAGTCCTTTAAAGAACTTGCAAAAGTTGTGAACAAGAGCTTGGTACAAACATTAACACGTAGTATTAATACAACAGTAACAACACTTATTGCTGTTTTGGCCTTCTTGTTCTTAGGTGCCGAATCAATCACTGGTTTCGCTATTGCCTTAACAGTAGGGCTTATAGCGGGAACATATTCATCATTATTCCTTGCTTCCCAGTTATGGCTAGTTTGGCGCGGGAAAATGATTAAGAAAAAACCGGTTGTATTTGCTAAGAAAAAACGAACAGAAGGACCGCAAGTTTAA
- a CDS encoding LapA family protein produces MRGQTYVILAIIFVIVVAVFAVTNVDVVEVNYLFWSGEAPLILVILFSVLMGGIITAAVGVVRMFRLQREIRTLKDSNKEMHDLLVKNGLADKLKKQTQEKTKSTKNDEESQT; encoded by the coding sequence ATGCGAGGGCAAACATATGTAATTCTTGCTATCATTTTTGTTATCGTTGTAGCTGTGTTCGCAGTGACCAACGTTGATGTAGTTGAAGTAAATTATTTATTCTGGTCAGGTGAGGCACCACTTATTTTAGTTATTTTATTTTCTGTACTAATGGGAGGAATCATAACAGCAGCTGTTGGTGTAGTAAGAATGTTCCGACTGCAACGTGAAATCCGTACACTAAAGGATAGTAATAAAGAAATGCATGATCTGTTAGTTAAAAACGGATTAGCAGACAAATTGAAAAAGCAAACACAAGAAAAAACAAAATCGACTAAAAACGATGAAGAAAGTCAAACATAA
- the recJ gene encoding single-stranded-DNA-specific exonuclease RecJ, with translation MLQSKATWKFTTIQDETVRWMDDTITMSPVMQELLLQRGITTAKTAAEFLSPDLTNLQNPSKLASIDIASARVHKAIEQNEKVLVYGDYDADGVSSTTVLLTALQELGADCDYYIPNRFTEGYGPNEAAFRQAYVDGYRLIITVDNGIAAVQEAEVAKELGLDLIITDHHEPQERLPDALAIIHPKCSPDYLFQELAGVGVAFKFAEHLLGYFPEKLLDLVVIGTIADLVPLVSENRILAYFGLQKLTTTNRHGLKALKNICKIDGNVTEEDIGFLIGPRLNAVGRLQDADLAVQLLLTDDQEEAEQLAQMVQQLNEERKQIVANIVKEAEKMVQPENRVIIVAKEGWNEGVLGIVASRLVRKYDRPAIVLAINSDETQVKGSARSIPKFDLFKNCMQVRNLFTHFGGHAQAAGMTLPIDNVPLLQDELNKLIKQQLTDEDFKQEIEVSKTLGVPEVNEALIDEISQLAPFGMANPKPIFHIKQIPTDIRQLGNNKKHLKMQFKQETAQLDGIGFGLGDLYNHISKQTHVSLVGEIGINEWNGIRKPQIVIQDLRIEEWQLFDHRGKKQVDIVPFITNSNADLVVCSQGSDRSPLQVSAIDYETDLTAFDKVESLFLFDLPPELDHLQTIIKKTNPSCIHVCFYVEDSTYMQVFPSRNDFKWLYAQIRTRKVIDLKQEINMLMSARGWTKDRILFMSNVFFELGFVKIENGVMQLNPNLDKHDLQDSELYQQRLRQADIEKVLYYSNYKELKEWFSSCKEDVEAPKEEEVIYGL, from the coding sequence ATGTTACAAAGTAAAGCGACATGGAAATTTACAACAATACAAGATGAGACAGTGCGATGGATGGATGATACGATAACGATGTCCCCTGTGATGCAAGAGCTTTTATTACAACGAGGAATAACGACAGCAAAGACTGCAGCAGAATTTCTATCGCCCGATCTGACAAATTTACAAAATCCGAGTAAACTCGCATCAATTGATATAGCATCTGCTCGTGTACATAAAGCAATTGAGCAAAATGAAAAGGTCCTTGTTTATGGGGATTATGACGCTGATGGGGTAAGCTCAACTACAGTTTTATTGACAGCTTTGCAAGAGTTAGGAGCTGACTGTGATTATTATATTCCCAATCGGTTTACAGAAGGATATGGACCGAATGAAGCGGCATTTAGACAAGCATATGTAGATGGGTATCGATTAATTATTACCGTTGATAATGGTATTGCAGCTGTTCAAGAAGCTGAGGTCGCTAAAGAACTTGGCCTTGATTTGATTATTACCGATCACCATGAGCCGCAAGAACGATTACCTGACGCATTGGCGATTATTCATCCCAAATGCTCACCAGACTATTTGTTTCAGGAACTTGCCGGAGTTGGGGTGGCGTTTAAGTTTGCTGAACATTTACTAGGTTATTTTCCTGAGAAGTTATTAGATTTAGTGGTGATCGGTACCATTGCAGACCTGGTCCCACTTGTTAGTGAGAATCGAATCCTAGCTTATTTTGGTTTGCAGAAACTGACAACCACTAATAGACATGGGTTGAAAGCATTAAAAAACATCTGCAAAATCGATGGAAATGTTACCGAGGAAGATATTGGATTTCTAATCGGTCCACGGCTGAATGCTGTTGGACGATTGCAAGATGCTGATTTAGCTGTGCAATTATTGTTGACAGATGACCAAGAGGAAGCGGAACAGTTAGCACAAATGGTACAGCAATTGAACGAGGAGCGTAAACAGATTGTCGCTAATATTGTCAAAGAAGCGGAAAAAATGGTTCAACCTGAAAATAGGGTAATCATTGTTGCAAAAGAAGGTTGGAACGAAGGAGTCCTTGGCATTGTTGCCTCAAGGCTAGTTCGAAAATATGATCGGCCGGCAATCGTATTAGCCATTAATTCAGATGAAACACAGGTGAAAGGGTCAGCACGTAGTATCCCTAAATTCGATTTGTTTAAAAACTGTATGCAGGTTAGAAATCTATTTACCCATTTTGGCGGACATGCTCAGGCTGCTGGGATGACGTTACCAATCGATAATGTACCATTGCTACAGGATGAACTAAACAAATTAATCAAGCAACAACTGACTGATGAAGATTTTAAACAAGAAATTGAAGTTAGTAAAACACTCGGCGTCCCTGAAGTTAACGAAGCTTTGATTGATGAAATTAGTCAATTAGCACCGTTTGGGATGGCAAATCCAAAACCAATTTTTCATATTAAACAAATTCCAACAGACATACGGCAACTTGGAAATAATAAGAAGCATCTTAAAATGCAATTCAAACAGGAAACCGCACAACTGGATGGTATTGGATTTGGGTTAGGTGATTTATATAACCATATTTCAAAGCAGACGCACGTATCACTTGTTGGTGAAATTGGGATTAATGAGTGGAATGGAATTCGAAAGCCACAGATTGTCATCCAGGATCTGCGAATTGAAGAATGGCAGTTATTTGATCATCGAGGGAAAAAACAGGTAGATATAGTACCTTTTATAACAAATTCCAATGCAGACTTAGTCGTTTGCAGCCAGGGTTCAGATCGCTCTCCACTGCAGGTATCCGCTATTGATTATGAGACAGATCTAACTGCTTTTGACAAAGTGGAATCATTGTTTTTATTTGATTTACCACCTGAACTTGATCATTTACAAACGATTATTAAAAAGACAAACCCATCATGTATACATGTATGTTTCTATGTAGAGGATAGCACGTATATGCAAGTTTTTCCGTCAAGAAATGATTTCAAATGGCTCTATGCACAAATTCGCACGCGAAAGGTAATTGATTTGAAACAAGAAATCAATATGTTGATGAGTGCAAGAGGATGGACAAAAGATCGAATACTCTTTATGTCTAACGTGTTTTTTGAATTAGGATTTGTTAAAATAGAGAACGGTGTTATGCAATTAAATCCCAATCTTGACAAACATGATTTACAAGATTCTGAGTTGTATCAGCAACGATTGAGACAAGCTGACATCGAAAAAGTACTTTACTATTCTAATTATAAAGAACTAAAAGAGTGGTTTTCATCATGTAAAGAAGATGTGGAAGCACCCAAGGAGGAAGAGGTTATCTATGGACTATAA
- a CDS encoding adenine phosphoribosyltransferase: protein MDYKNYIKIVEDWPKEGIQFKDITPLMDNGKAFKSAVDEIVEFAKEKDIDIIVGPEARGFIIGCPVSYALEIGFAPVRKEGKLPREVIKVDYGLEYGKNILTLHKDAIKPGQRVLITDDLLATGGTIEATIKLVEELGGVVVGCAFLIELSYLNGRDKLDGYDVLTLMQY from the coding sequence ATGGACTATAAAAACTATATTAAAATAGTTGAGGATTGGCCAAAAGAAGGAATTCAATTTAAAGATATTACTCCATTAATGGACAATGGGAAGGCATTTAAATCGGCAGTGGATGAAATAGTGGAGTTTGCGAAAGAAAAAGATATTGATATTATTGTTGGACCAGAAGCAAGAGGCTTTATTATTGGCTGTCCGGTATCCTATGCACTTGAGATTGGGTTTGCACCTGTACGAAAGGAAGGTAAATTACCACGGGAAGTAATAAAAGTTGATTATGGTTTAGAATACGGTAAAAATATCCTAACACTTCATAAAGATGCAATCAAACCGGGACAACGTGTATTAATTACCGATGATTTACTTGCTACTGGCGGTACAATAGAGGCAACAATTAAATTAGTAGAAGAGCTTGGTGGCGTCGTTGTGGGTTGCGCATTTTTAATTGAACTATCTTATTTAAATGGCCGCGATAAACTTGACGGTTATGATGTATTAACGTTAATGCAATACTAA